Proteins encoded within one genomic window of Ranitomeya variabilis isolate aRanVar5 chromosome 4, aRanVar5.hap1, whole genome shotgun sequence:
- the LOC143767393 gene encoding uncharacterized protein LOC143767393 has product MDAQQGSVQVDNSQMGCTPDRLVLHTSKPSGEDVRLSMQRGQSGHIRCPPYNMGIRPSLCIPSMESTAGGHKKDKGRRGKSSTDSHILAQEAMVFVAQSDVNFRPLDSASDQRPSISGAVPTSSSKRNELDCLEFERQLLELRGFSRGLINTLMRSRKPSTTSIYVRIWKKFLEFHTAQLSSEVPIFSILEFLQKGLDLGLSVSTLKVQISALGALFNSDVAGNRWISRFISACERSKPIKVPQIPQWDLTLVLDALTQSPFEPLQTASLKHVSLKTILLVALVSARRVSDLHALSVDPPFLSVTSDRIVLKTDPCYLPKVATSFHRSQEILLPTFYENHSTPEEARLHTLDVKRAILTYIERTKDWRESRALFVSFQGKNKGSRVTKCTLSRWIRDAIILAYRSKGRDPPLHIGAHSTRAVSTSWAERANVPIHLICKAATWSSPNTFYKHYRLDLSAASDLTFGVSVLGSVNPPNL; this is encoded by the coding sequence atggatgctcaacagggaagTGTTCAGGTTgataacagccaaatggggtgtaccccagatagacttgttctccacacgagcaaaccgtcaggtgaggatgttcgcctctctatgcagagaggacaatccggacatattcgatgccctccatataacatgggcattcgacctagcctatgcattccctccatggaatctactgccggtggtcataagaaagataagggaagaaggggcaagagttctacTGATAGccacattctggcccaagaggccatggttttcgtggctcagagcgatgtcaatttcagacccctggattctgcctcagaccaaagaccttctatctcaggggccgttcctacatcctcaagtaaaaggaatgaacttgactgtctggaatttgagaggcaattactaGAGCTTAGAGGGTTCTCAAGGGGGttaataaataccctcatgaggagtagaaagccttccactaccagtatttatgttaggatttggaagaaatttcttgaattccatactgcacaactctcttcggaagttcctatattctcaatattagaatttctacagaagggtctggacttgggactctcggttagcacattaaaggtccaaatttcggctctaggagctctgtttaattctgatgttgcaggcaatagatggatatctaggtttatttccgcttgcgagagatcaaaacctattaaggtaccacagattccacagtgggatctgacgttagtcctggatgcattgacacaaagcccttttgagcctcttcagacagcctctttgaagcatgtctcattaaagacgatattactagtggcattagtatctgccagaagggtgagtgatctccatgccttatcagtagatcctccattcctgtcagtgacttctgacagaatagttttaaagacagatccatgttatctccctaaggtagccactagttttcataggtctcaggagatcttgttacctaccttttatgagaaccactcgactccagaagaagctaggcttcataccctagacgttaaaagagctattctaacctatatagaaagaactaaggactggagggagagtagggctctctttgtgtctttccaggggaaaaacaagggatccagagtcacaaagtgcacactgtcgcgctggatccgggatgctataatcttggcgtacagatctaagggaagagatcctcctctgcatatcggagcacactccactagggctgtatcgacttcctgggcagaaagagcgaacgtgccaatacaccttatatgtaaggctgcaacttggtcttcgcctaataccttctataagcactatagactagacctatctgctgcttctgatctaacctttggggtatcggttctcggctcagttaacccacccaatctataa